Proteins co-encoded in one Gammaproteobacteria bacterium genomic window:
- a CDS encoding chorismate lyase — protein MLLTPVWKNPACISRLELAPAVWSWLVYSGSFTKKILALKGAEARFNIKILGEQLELAKKSSYEFSIFNCHYVYSREIQIFLDDYLLMYARSVMPQNVAPFYKRQFRGLGARPLAEMLFSAFPLQRSPFEIAKIHPMQREYVLANEANVSSPRFLWARRSVFSAAQDLLLLTEIFSPSLIELISNCETPIHK, from the coding sequence ATGTTGCTTACACCAGTTTGGAAAAACCCAGCCTGCATTTCAAGGCTTGAGCTCGCACCTGCGGTGTGGAGCTGGTTAGTGTATTCGGGGTCTTTCACGAAAAAAATTCTCGCATTAAAGGGAGCTGAAGCGCGTTTTAATATTAAAATTCTGGGTGAACAATTAGAGCTGGCAAAAAAATCCTCGTATGAATTTTCAATTTTTAATTGTCACTATGTCTATAGTCGTGAAATTCAGATTTTTTTAGATGATTACCTCTTAATGTATGCCCGCAGTGTGATGCCACAAAATGTTGCGCCTTTCTATAAGCGTCAATTTCGAGGTTTGGGCGCGCGTCCGTTAGCAGAGATGTTGTTTTCGGCATTTCCTTTGCAGCGTAGTCCCTTTGAAATTGCTAAAATTCATCCTATGCAGCGAGAGTATGTACTGGCTAATGAGGCTAATGTCTCATCGCCCCGCTTTCTTTGGGCGCGCCGATCTGTTTTTTCTGCGGCTCAAGATTTACTATTGTTAACAGAAATTTTTTCGCCTTCATTAATAGAGCTAATATCCAATTGTGAAACACCTATACACAAATAA